A genomic region of Alnus glutinosa chromosome 11, dhAlnGlut1.1, whole genome shotgun sequence contains the following coding sequences:
- the LOC133881789 gene encoding pentatricopeptide repeat-containing protein At1g79080, chloroplastic-like encodes MATLLNSLSPITNQLPETTRKGCGFFSQIPNLHTFSLNRGFSRVLASTQITISPKDTVVTLPNWRSGKSDSRSRELRLNDAFLHLEYMAGKGQKPDVAQATQLLYDLCKANKMRKSIRVMEMMVTSGIMPDAASYTYLVNYLCKRGNVGYAMQLVEKMEEHGFPTNTVTYNSLVRGLCMHGNLNQSLQLLNRLMQKGLIPNAFTYSFLLEAAYKEKGVNEAMKLLDEIIAKGGKPNLVCYNILLTGLCKEGRIEEAIQLFRDFPSKGFNPNVVSYNILLRSLCYEGHWEEANELLAEMDGEDRSPSIVTYNILISSLALHGRTEHALEVLDEMMSIRFKPTAASYNPIIARLCTEGKLDLVVKCLDQMIHRHCTPNEGTYNAIAVLCEEGMVQEAFSIIQSLGNKQNSSMHDFYRSVITSLCRKGNTYPAFQLLYEITKHGFTPDSYTYSSLIRGLCMEGMLDEAMEIFWVMEENNYRPDTDNFNALILGFCKSQRTDLSLEIFEMMIEKGYMPNETTYTILVEGIAHEKENQLAAKVLKELHLRQVVSQSTVERLVMQYDLEGLPV; translated from the coding sequence ATGGCAACCCTGCTGAATTCACTGTCCCCTATTACGAACCAATTGCCAGAAACTACCAGAAAGGGTTGTGGGTTCTTCTCTCAAATCCCAAATCTCCACACATTTTCTCTCAACAGGGGCTTTTCTAGAGTTTTGGCATCTACCCAGATCACCATTTCTCCAAAAGACACTGTTGTTACTCTGCCCAACTGGAGGTCTGGGAAGAGCGACTCAAGGAGTAGGGAACTTAGACTAAATGATGCATTTCTTCATTTGGAGTATATGGCAGGGAAGGGCCAAAAGCCTGATGTAGCTCAAGCAACTCAGCTCTTGTATGATCTGTGCAAGGCAAATAAGATGAGAAAATCGATTAGGGTGATGGAGATGATGGTTACTTCTGGTATTATGCCTGATGCAGCTTCGTACACGTACTTGGTGAATTATTTGTGTAAAAGAGGGAATGTTGGGTATGCAATGCAATTGGTGGAAAAAATGGAGGAACATGGCTTCCCAACCAATACTGTTACTTATAATTCGCTCGTTAGAGGACTTTGTATGCATGGTAACTTGAACCAGAGCTTGCAGCTTCTGAATAGATTGATGCAGAAGGGGCTGATCCCAAATGCATTCACATACTCCTTCTTGCTTGAAGCTGCTTATAAGGAAAAAGGAGTAAATGAAGCCATGAAGCTATTGGATGAGATAATTGCCAAGGGTGGGAAGCCTAATTTGGTTTGTTATAACATTTTGTTAACTGGGTTGTGTAAGGAAGGTAGGATCGAAGAGGCCATTCAGCTCTTCAGGGATTTTCCTTCCAAGGGGTTCAATCCAAACGTTGTGAGTTATaacattttgttgaggagtttgTGCTATGAGGGGCACTGGGAGGAAGCAAATGAGCTTCTGGCTGAGATGGATGGTGAGGATCGCTCACCCTCAATCGTTACTTACAACATATTGATTAGTTCGCTTGCTCTACACGGCAGAACTGAGCATGCGCTTGAGGTGTTAGATGAAATGATGAGCATACGGTTCAAGCCTACTGCTGCAAGCTACAACCCAATAATTGCACGTCTCTGCACTGAGGGGAAGCTAGATCTTGTGGTCAAGTGTTTAGACCAAATGATTCATCGTCATTGTACTCCCAATGAAGGAACTTACAATGCGATTGCTGTTCTCTGTGAGGAGGGGATGGTGCAAGAGGCATTCTCTATAATTCAAAGCTTGGGTAATAAGCAAAACTCCTCCATGCATGATTTCTACAGAAGTGTGATTACAAGCCTGTGCAGGAAAGGGAATACATATCCAGCATTTCAGCTTTTATATGAGATCACAAAGCATGGATTTACGCCAGATTCCTACACCTATTCATCCTTAATCAGAGGATTGTGTATGGAAGGAATGCTAGATGAGGCTATGGAGATATTCTGGGTAATGGAAGAAAATAACTATAGGCCTGATACTGACAATTTCAATGCACTTATACTTGGATTTTGCAAATCTCAAAGAACAGATTTGTCCTTGGAGATTTTTGAGATGATGATTGAGAAAGGGTATATGCCTAATGAAACAACTTATACCATTCTTGTGGAAGGGATTGCCCACGAAAAAGAAAATCAGCTGGCAGCCAAAGTTTTGAAAGAGTTGCATCTTAGACAAGTTGTGAGTCAGAGTACAGTGGAGAGACTTGTTATGCAGTATGACCTTGAGGGTCTCCCAGTATAG